The Fibrobacter sp. UWR4 genome includes a window with the following:
- a CDS encoding aldolase catalytic domain-containing protein: MYYESIKVLDCTIRDGGLVNKHDFSLEFVRRLYTLLSAAGVDYMEMGYKNSPELFDPKEYGPWKFCDDDLLWKVKDGIDSKMKMAVMADVGRVNMDAVKPASESPYQMFRVASYVKNIDKGIEMVNAFHDMGYETTLNIMAVSRDRGPELDEALHQVNEECKANVLYLVDSFGAFYQEDIDKEMQRYKGIVKNKQFGFHGHNNQQLAFSNTIQAIINHVDFLDGSVSGMGRGAGNCTTELLLGFLKNPKYDLRPVLDAYQELFLPLQAKYEWGYIIPQMITGMLNRHPQDAIAVRKTEDKDNYRKFFDHMMND; this comes from the coding sequence ATGTACTACGAAAGCATTAAGGTTCTCGACTGCACCATCCGCGATGGCGGTCTCGTCAACAAGCACGATTTCTCTCTGGAATTCGTCCGTCGTCTTTACACCCTCCTGTCTGCCGCTGGCGTTGACTACATGGAAATGGGTTACAAGAACTCTCCGGAACTGTTCGACCCCAAGGAATACGGCCCGTGGAAGTTCTGCGATGACGATCTCCTGTGGAAGGTGAAGGACGGTATCGATTCCAAGATGAAGATGGCTGTGATGGCCGACGTGGGTCGCGTCAACATGGACGCCGTGAAGCCCGCTTCTGAAAGCCCCTACCAGATGTTCCGTGTCGCTTCTTACGTGAAGAACATCGACAAGGGTATCGAAATGGTGAACGCCTTCCACGACATGGGCTACGAAACCACTTTGAACATCATGGCTGTGAGCCGTGACCGCGGTCCGGAACTGGACGAAGCTCTGCACCAGGTCAACGAAGAATGCAAGGCCAACGTGCTTTATCTCGTGGACTCCTTCGGCGCCTTCTACCAGGAAGACATTGATAAGGAAATGCAGCGCTACAAGGGCATCGTAAAGAACAAGCAGTTTGGTTTCCATGGCCACAACAACCAGCAGCTGGCTTTCTCCAACACCATTCAGGCTATCATCAACCACGTTGACTTCCTGGACGGTTCCGTTTCCGGCATGGGCCGTGGCGCAGGCAACTGCACCACCGAACTTCTCCTTGGCTTCCTGAAGAACCCCAAGTACGATCTGCGTCCGGTTCTCGATGCCTACCAGGAACTGTTCCTCCCGCTCCAGGCCAAGTACGAATGGGGCTACATCATTCCGCAGATGATCACCGGTATGCTGAACCGTCATCCCCAGGACGCAATCGCCGTCCGCAAGACCGAAGACAAGGACAACTACCGCAAGTTCTTCGATCATATGATGAACGATTAA
- a CDS encoding efflux RND transporter periplasmic adaptor subunit, whose amino-acid sequence MKILIVVAILVGIGYGIKTFVLDKKTEAKIATLVTTAVTQTTISTSISATGSLEPVDQVEVGTQVSGDISKIFVDFNSKVKKGQVIAQLDKSKLQSTLNQTEIAYKAAENDYNYKKSSYERTKKLAESNSASAVELESAEYNMNAAQFTMEQRKNEVAQARLNLSYATIKSPINGVVLKRAVDVGQTVAASMSTPTLFIIAKDLSQMKVMAAVDEADIGQVKAGQRVEFTVDAFQNEKFSGKVQEVRLNPTTTSNVVTYTVVITADNPDQKLLPGMTATCTIVTKEVVDAVSVPVKALKFTPDESTPMADPRDLPRPPRPEGFAGAKDGETPPPPPGMGAGGPPPGGPGGFGGKAGFGGKAGGKRKPHLKGDHVWVSINGRAAPRKVEIGISDGVNVEILKGLSIGDNVVIGQQTAAEEVKAKEDARSPFMPGPPKGAKKFKK is encoded by the coding sequence ATGAAAATTTTAATTGTGGTCGCCATTTTGGTTGGCATCGGTTATGGAATCAAGACCTTTGTGCTGGATAAGAAAACCGAGGCAAAGATAGCCACCCTGGTTACCACAGCCGTTACTCAGACTACCATTTCCACCTCCATTTCCGCTACCGGCTCCCTGGAACCCGTGGACCAGGTAGAAGTGGGTACTCAGGTGTCTGGCGACATCAGCAAGATTTTCGTAGACTTCAATTCCAAGGTAAAAAAAGGGCAGGTCATTGCCCAACTGGACAAATCCAAGTTGCAATCTACCTTGAACCAAACTGAAATTGCCTATAAGGCAGCCGAAAACGATTACAACTACAAGAAAAGTTCTTACGAGCGCACCAAGAAACTGGCGGAAAGCAACAGTGCCAGCGCCGTGGAGCTGGAATCAGCCGAATATAACATGAATGCAGCCCAGTTCACCATGGAACAACGCAAGAACGAAGTGGCTCAAGCCCGCTTAAATTTGAGCTACGCTACCATCAAGAGCCCCATTAACGGTGTAGTCCTGAAGCGGGCTGTGGACGTGGGCCAAACGGTGGCCGCCTCCATGAGCACTCCTACCCTGTTCATCATTGCAAAAGATTTAAGCCAGATGAAAGTGATGGCAGCTGTTGACGAAGCTGACATCGGTCAGGTAAAGGCAGGCCAGCGCGTGGAATTCACGGTGGACGCCTTCCAGAATGAAAAGTTCAGCGGAAAGGTGCAGGAAGTTCGACTAAACCCCACTACCACAAGCAATGTGGTTACTTACACTGTGGTCATTACCGCAGACAATCCGGACCAGAAATTACTGCCCGGCATGACCGCCACCTGCACCATCGTAACAAAGGAAGTCGTCGATGCAGTTTCCGTCCCCGTAAAGGCACTAAAGTTTACTCCCGATGAAAGTACCCCCATGGCAGACCCGAGAGATTTGCCTCGCCCGCCCCGTCCCGAAGGTTTCGCTGGAGCAAAAGACGGCGAAACGCCTCCCCCGCCCCCCGGCATGGGTGCAGGTGGCCCGCCTCCCGGTGGTCCTGGCGGATTCGGCGGCAAAGCTGGTTTTGGAGGCAAGGCCGGCGGTAAGCGCAAGCCCCACCTGAAGGGCGATCATGTATGGGTCAGCATCAACGGAAGGGCCGCTCCCCGCAAAGTCGAAATCGGCATTAGCGACGGCGTGAACGTGGAAATCCTTAAGGGTCTGAGTATTGGCGACAATGTGGTAATCGGCCAACAGACTGCAGCCGAAGAAGTCAAGGCAAAAGAAGACGCCCGCAGCCCCTTTATGCCAGGTCCTCCTAAAGGCGCCAAGAAGTTCAAAAAATAA
- a CDS encoding cation diffusion facilitator family transporter — protein sequence MTRIAKHDDSAEVRHVTWVGLGWNAALSIGKGLAGFFGGSQALIADAIHSASDFVTDIAVIVGSRFWNSPPDADHPYGHRRFETLISVGIGVAVCAVGVGLGYDAIQTLRLGEDGASHPEWIAAVMAALSIIIKEVLFHYTRKAGKSIRSQALEANAWHHRSDAYSSIPVLIAVGIGIVFPELWFADSVGAIIVACFILHSGYEIAWPGIHQVADIGAPEEIAAKLKTLALETPGVISIHGFRTRFVGSDLHVDLHIVVPADMTLLAAHDLSEEVERRILEAGENVVDAMVHVDPYDPKKAGVDRV from the coding sequence ATGACTCGCATCGCAAAGCATGACGATAGCGCCGAAGTGCGGCACGTGACCTGGGTTGGCCTGGGGTGGAACGCGGCTCTTTCCATAGGGAAGGGGCTGGCCGGTTTCTTCGGTGGGTCTCAGGCTTTGATTGCGGACGCCATTCATAGCGCATCGGACTTTGTTACAGATATTGCCGTCATCGTGGGTTCCCGCTTTTGGAATTCGCCTCCCGACGCAGATCATCCATATGGACATCGCCGTTTCGAGACGCTGATTTCTGTGGGAATCGGTGTGGCGGTTTGTGCTGTGGGTGTGGGCCTTGGCTATGACGCCATCCAGACCTTGCGTCTTGGGGAAGATGGTGCTTCCCACCCGGAATGGATTGCTGCTGTTATGGCCGCCCTCTCTATCATTATCAAGGAAGTCCTTTTCCATTATACTCGCAAAGCAGGCAAGAGCATTCGTAGTCAGGCTCTGGAAGCAAACGCCTGGCATCATCGCAGTGACGCCTACAGTTCCATTCCCGTGTTGATTGCGGTGGGTATTGGAATTGTATTCCCGGAGTTGTGGTTTGCAGATTCCGTGGGCGCTATTATTGTGGCGTGCTTTATTTTGCATTCTGGCTATGAAATTGCCTGGCCCGGAATCCATCAGGTGGCAGACATTGGCGCTCCCGAGGAAATCGCGGCGAAGTTAAAAACACTGGCTCTTGAAACCCCAGGTGTTATTAGCATCCATGGCTTTAGAACCCGTTTTGTAGGGAGTGACCTTCATGTAGATTTGCATATCGTTGTCCCTGCGGATATGACCTTGCTTGCTGCTCACGACCTGTCCGAGGAAGTGGAACGCCGTATTCTTGAAGCTGGCGAAAACGTTGTAGATGCCATGGTCCATGTGGACCCCTACGATCCGAAGAAAGCAGGTGTTGATAGGGTCTAG